A region from the Aegilops tauschii subsp. strangulata cultivar AL8/78 chromosome 5, Aet v6.0, whole genome shotgun sequence genome encodes:
- the LOC109764611 gene encoding putative disease resistance protein RGA1, which translates to MMSAAAEQVAGGFSSAVIQRAVDKAIDFLESNYNLSHATEELLTKLHTSLTMVKAITEVADNQLITSTSLTKWLGNLHDAAYEAEDVLDRFDCQDIVLGKRKMSEFVSSSIRALKSLVVPNEGMKRLEYVVQKLDHLCATSNTFLELLKQSSSASIKEEGVGGETTSRVPIDVKVFGRDEVIELILKTILGSSGSEPESSSRAKLGSRYTIGGVDVIPIVGMSGVGKTTLAQVIYNHENVKGHFGHRAWVYVSKHFSVKRTLQEMLCSFKGNDSSFDCADSLETVVNNIQNGIRQEGRFLLVLDSVWDEMCAHWNILLTAIAREVPGSVVLVTTQSKRVADAVATMCQVPLAPLPWESFWSAFQYYVFGTSDVVAENNQILLLIGEQIAKKLDGLPLAAKVMGNLLRSRFTVHQWRSILESDWWDLSEVLCEILPYMGISYQDLQPRERQCFAFCSIFPGNYLFDKDRLVNMWISHDFIEQSESGGTRLEDIGGKLFDELVQRSFFQATFDKKRYTMHDLVRALAIGVSSYECFLHKETSSRASPTARHLALQVSNQLHIHELNKYKNLRTILLFGHCDSTEICDVVDKMLANSRSIRVLDLSYLEVLTNMPAHISSSKKLRFFDLSFTRVNNLRNFPCNLHVLYLRGYTRNSIPQSVNTLANLRHLYVDASALSLIPGIGLLSQLQELENFSVGKRNGFMINELKNMQELSGKICISNIHVIKNTLEAADANMIGKKHLEALVLKGRNVSKDVLEGLQPHSNLQELMIEGYGATTLPHWILQGHIFTKLQSLHVGSCRLLAVLPPFGKFASLKHLTLDNLPSVKHVDGTHFGCLPSLEDLKVSSMTSWIDWSHAEEDHGPLLPHLTRFELHNCPLLEKVPNLSSVSSLSELNISACGNFVKALPQYVGLLACLKKLRISYCDHPLLFSGHQLNSLDYLYLRKCGSLRLIDGLQCFPNLRDIDVLGCPGILTEFPDQSVRQDEQDLLHLSSIVTDVSLLHKNSFVPSVCALCIVYLEALHFTPEQEEWFGQLISVEKIEFAYCYFLQRLPSTLNRLTSLKVLIIRETKPLSLEGVVPQNLQELIMDGFIMEDNFKPGGSDWLNISHVPYIRLNGKTVQNLSINAASSSSNHQI; encoded by the coding sequence ATGATGTCTGCAGCTGCAGAGCAGGTGGCTGGTGGTTTCTCATCAGCAGTTATCCAGCGTGCTGTTGACAAGGCGAttgacttcctcgagagcaactaTAATCTGAGCCATGCTACTGAAGAGCTTTTGACCAAGCTCCACACAAGCCTCACCATGGTGAAGGCCATAACCGAGGTCGCTGATAACCAGCTTATCACCAGCACTAGTCTTACCAAGTGGCTAGGGAACCTCCATGATGCTGCCTATGAAGCTGAGGATGTGCTTGACAGATTTGATTGTCAAGACATAGTCCTTGGAAAGCGCAAGATGAGCGAGTTCGTTTCATCGTCGATTAGGGCCCTTAAAAGTTTGGTTGTACCTAATGAGGGCATGAAAAGGCTTGAATATGTTGTGCAGAAGCTAGATCACCTCTGTGCAACCTCCAACACATTCCTGGAGCTCTTAAAGCAGAGTAGTTCAGCATCCATCAAGGAGGAGGGAGTTGGGGGTGAGACTACTTCTCGTGTTCCAATTGATGTCAAGGTGTTTGGCCGCGATGAAGTTATAGAGTTGATACTGAAAACTATTTTGGGTTCATCTGGCTCTGAACCAGAATCCAGCAGCAGAGCAAAACTTGGGTCAAGGTACACCATCGGTGGTGTTGATGTAATCCCAATTGTTGGTATGAGCGGGGTTGGGAAGACAACCCTTGCTCAAGTTATTTACAATCATGAAAATGTTAAGGGTCACTTTGGACACAGAGCATGGGTGTATGTTTCAAAACATTTCAGTGTGAAAAGGACGTTGCAGGAGATGTTGTGCTCTTTTAAAGGAAATGATTCATCTTTTGACTGTGCTGATAGTCTGGAAACAGTTGTCAACAATATTCAAAATGGCATCCGGCAGGAAGGAAGATTCCTTCTTGTGCTTGACAGTGTTTGGGATGAGATGTGTGCTCACTGGAATATTTTGCTTACTGCCATAGCTCGTGAAGTGCCGGGAAGTGTAGTTCTTGTGACAACACAAAGCAAAAGGGTTGCAGACGCAGTAGCAACAATGTGTCAAGTTCCATTAGCACCTTTGCCATGGGAGAGTTTTTGGTCAGCTTTCCAGTATTATGTATTTGGCACCAGCGATGTTGTGGCGGAGAACAATCAGATTCTTCTGTTAATTGGTGAACAAATAGCAAAAAAACTAGATGGCTTGCCATTAGCAGCAAAAGTAATGGGAAATCTGTTAAGATCCAGATTTACGGTACACCAGTGGAGAAGCATCCTTGAGAGCGATTGGTGGGACCTGAGTGAAGTTCTTTGTGAAATCCTTCCATACATGGGGATTAGTTATCAAGATCTACAGCCTAGAGAAAGGCAGTGCTTCGCTTTCTGTTCCATTTTTCCAGGAAATTACTTGTTTGATAAAGATAGATTGGTCAATATGTGGATTTCTCATGATTTCATTGAACAAAGCGAATCTGGTGGCACTAGATTAGAGGATATTGGAGGTAAATTATTTGATGAACTTGTGCAAAGATCATTTTTCCAGGCTACATTTGACAAAAAGAGGTACACCATGCACGATCTAGTACGGGCTTTGGCAATTGGTGTTTCTTCATATGAATGCTTTCTCCACAAAGAGACCTCAAGCAGAGCATCACCGACTGCTCGCCATTTGGCTCTGCAAGTTAGTAATCAACTGCACATTCATGAACTCAACAAGTATAAAAATCTGCGGACAATCTTACTGTTTGGTCATTGTGACAGTACTGAAATTTGTGATGTTGTTGACAAAATGTTAGCCAACTCAAGAAGCATTCGAGTGTTAGACTTATCTTATTTGGAGGTGCTGACAAATATGCCTGCCCACATTTCATCCTCAAAGAAATTGAGGTTCTTTGATCTTTCTTTCACAAGAGTCAATAATTTGCGCAACTTCCCTTGTAATCTTCATGTTTTATACCTCCGTGGATATACCCGCAATTCTATTCCTCAAAGTGTTAATACACTTGCCAATTTGCGGCACTTGTATGTTGACGCTTCAGCTCTCTCTTTGATTCCTGGTATTGGGCTACTGAGTCAACTTCAAGAATTGGAGAACTTCAGTGTTGGAAAGAGAAACGGATTCATGATAAATGAATTGAAAAACATGCAAGAGCTATCTGGGAAAATTTGCATAAGCAATATCCACGTCATTAAGAACACACTTGAGGCAGCCGATGCCAATATGATTGGGAAGAAACACCTTGAAGCCTTGGTGTTGAAGGGGAGAAATGTATCCAAAGATGTACTTGAAGGATTACAGCCACACTCAAATCTTCAAGAGCTCATGATCGAAGGTTACGGGGCAACAACTTTACCACACTGGATTTTGCAAGGTCACATCTTCACAAAACTGCAGTCCCTTCATGTTGGAAGCTGCCGACTTCTAGCTGTACTTCCACCATTTGGAAAATTCGCTTCACTCAAGCATCTCACTCTCGATAACTTGCCATCAGTGAAGCATGTTGATGGAACACATTTTGGTTGCCTCCCAAGTTTGGAGGACTTAAAAGTCTCTTCGATGACATCTTGGATAGATTGGTCACATGCAGAAGAAGATCATGGCCCTCTCCTTCCACATCTCACAAGATTTGAACTTCACAATTGTCCTTTACTGGAAAAAGTGCCCAACCTATCATCCGTGTCTTCGTTGTCAGAACTTAACATTTCAGCTTGCGGGAACTTTGTCAAGGCACTGCCACAATATGTAGGACTCTTGGCATGTCTCAAAAAATTAAGGATATCTTACTGTGATCACCCACTGCTATTCTCTGGACATCAGTTGAATTCACTGGATTATCTGTATCTTCGAAAATGTGGATCTCTACGTTTGATTGATGGGCTACAATGTTTTCCCAACCTCAGGGATATTGATGTTCTTGGTTGTCCTGGCATTCTTACTGAATTCCCAGACCAATCTGTTAGACAAGATGAGCAGGATTTACTTCATCTTAGCAGTATAGTTACAGATGTTAGCTTGCTGCATAAGAACTCTTTTGTCCCCTCAGTGTGTGCTCTGTGCATCGTTTATCTGGAGGCCCTTCATTTTACCCCAGAGCAGGAAGAGTGGTTTGGACAACTAATATCTGTCGAAAAAATCGAGTTTGCTTACTGCTATTTTCTGCAACGACTCCCTTCTACACTAAACAGACTTACCTCCTTAAAAGTACTTATTATTAGGGAGACAAAACCCCTGTCGCTGGAAGGAGTTGTGCCACAGAACCTCCAAGAATTGATTATGGATGGCTTCATCATGGAAGACAATTTCAAACCTGGAGGATCAGATTGGCTAAACATCTCTCATGTTCCATACATTCGGCTTAATGGGAAGACAGTCCAAAACCTGTCAATTAATGCTGCTTCATCGTCTTCAAACCACCAAATTTGA